A window from Drosophila nasuta strain 15112-1781.00 chromosome 3, ASM2355853v1, whole genome shotgun sequence encodes these proteins:
- the LOC132790183 gene encoding anaphase-promoting complex subunit 10, giving the protein MASTLDEESATKPVVANEEDPLTEERLGLVREVGAQAVWSLSSCKPGFGVERLRDNIMDTYWQSDGQLPHLVNIQFHKRTNISQIYIYTDYKLDESYTPSRISIRSGTNFNDLQELQVIDLTEPNGWVQIPIKDGNVKSLRTFMLQIAVISNHQNGRDTHMRQIRVHAPCGGKGKHYPLELFGKFGTVDFQKFSTIR; this is encoded by the exons ATGGCGTCTACTCTGGACGAGGAGTCTGCCACCAAGCCGGTTGTAGCAAATGAAGAGGACCCACTTACCGAGGAGCGTCTTGGCTTGGTGCGCGAAGTGGGCGCTCAAGCCGTCTGGAGTCTCTCGTCATGCAAGCCAG GATTTGGTGTGGAACGCTTGCGCGACAATATAATGGATACATACTGGCAATCTGATGGCCAGTTACCCCATTTGGTGAACATACAATTCCATAAGCGCACCAATATTAGTCAGATCTATATCTACACTGACTATAAACTTGACGAGAGTTATACACCCTCGAGAATTTCCATACGCTCCGGGACCAACTTTAATGATCTTCAGGAGTTGCAGGTAATTGATCTGACGGAGCCAAATGGCTGGGTGCAGATACCCATTAAGGATGGCAACGTCAAATCTCTGCGCACTTTCATGCTGCAGATCGCAGTCATCTCGAATCATCAGAATGGACGTGATACTCACATGCGACAGATTCGTGTCCATGCTCCCTGTGGCGGCAAGGGCAAACATTATCCGCTAGAACTGTTTGGAAAATTCGGCACAGTCGATTTCCAAAAGTTTTCCACCATACGTTAA
- the LOC132790182 gene encoding ras-GEF domain-containing family member 1C isoform X1 codes for MDEDIMNAVESLFGKDVKVVDCQTSSTVQQEEVLLINGVPVKLDGLPADDASAIKSALLDGQMPAVEHLNQLLFRAGLAQQPIEVETSLTVKSSLTTTEEVLVSRNGQVLDERTVETKEHFNHQSHQKEIWQPIKQENALARATPENALKYRTNSNSTCTSQATTTDPETETEAEMDRPGDPLGRQLNQTFSNASIMSTSSAITCSDQLINSASNMSTATTTMGDKSSNLSSCDSGHDGLFHSVSMSAPYTQCDARDPQTDSMYCDIPSSADEADVVSVAVLSTHLQITEQCDAAKDCQTSLPVYAKDLPATGNLDTLAKLLAKPSNEDIEFSLLLCARLFVQMQVLLARLVEEHRGREEQLLRLLGNWLRLCPHDFRNETLLQELRKQNHNKAISAFLDSIADTLAQLDTSRRCQLQYLLSKQSSASSLGRQSSIKSLKRFATNVYKTDNVLNKCSNAFELAHQLYAIEYAYLSQIRLEEFVEMISAGEFKSCMSQKKASTLGSSSSSSAKQPEVNIAAYVQWFNQLCSLIATEIVKLGKKSQRAQMIEFWIETALECFNTGNFNSLMAILTALNMTAITRLKKTWARVQRTKFEGLEHQMDPSGNYQNYRSTMKAAVWRSEREDANKIERAIIPYFSLFLKDFNYIHEQHETKLVNGFYNLEKCALFGAQLRSFYNWQRLDCPYEQLSNVVGYLQKAEAFTADQLMKASYECEQPDGTEEKEHYKTLKAAK; via the exons ATGGACGAAGACATTATGAACGCTGTCGAATCTCTTTTTGGCAAAGATGTTAAAGTTGTGGACTGCCAAACGTCGTCGACGGTGCAACAGGAGGAGGTGCTATTGATCAATGGTGTGCCGGTTAAATTGGATGGTTTGCCGGCGGATGATGCCAGTGCTATTAAGAGTGCTCTACTCGATGGTCAGATGCCGGCTGTGGAGCATCTGAATCAGCTGCTGTTTCGCGCAGGTCTCGCCCAACAGCCCATCGAGGTGGAAACATCGCTGACCGTCAAGTCATCGCTGACAACTACTGAGGAGGTGCTAGTCTCACGCAACGGCCAGGTGCTCGATGAGCGTACTGTGGAAACCAAAGAGCACTTCAATCATCAGTCACATCAAAAGGAAATTTGGCAGCCAATCAAACAGGAGAATGCTTTAGCTCGCGCCACTCCGGAAAATGCGCTCAAATATCGAACAAATTCGAACTCAACATGCACTtcgcaggcaacaacaaccgatccggagacagagacggaggcGGAAATGGATCGACCTGGTGATCCACTGGGTCGGCAGTTGAATCAAACCTTTTCCAATGCTTCCATTATGTCCACCAGCTCGGCCATCACGTGCTCGGATCAGCTCATTAATTCGGCTTCCAATATGTCCACTGCCACAACGACTATGGGCGACAAGAGCTCCAATCTGAGCAGCTGCGATTCGGGTCACGATGGCCTCTTCCACAGTGTCTCAATGAGCGCTCCTTACACGCAATGCGACGCTCGTGACCCGCAAACAGATTCAATGTACTGTGACATTCCCAGCTCAGCGGATGAGGCTGACGTCGTTTCAGTTGCCGTGTTG AGCACGCATTTGCAGATTACGGAGCAATGCGATGCAGCCAAGGATTGCCAAACATCTCTGCCAGTTTATGCCAAAGATCTGCCCGCCACTGGCAATCTGGATACGCTAGCCAAACTGCTGGCCAAGCCAAGCAACGAAGACATCGAGTTTAGCCTTCTACTCTGTGCGCGTTTGTTTGTACAAATGCAAGTGTTGCTTGCACGACTTGTTGAAGAGCACCGGGGACGTGAGGAGCAGCTGTTGCGACTGCTTGGTAATTGGTTGCGTCTCTGTCCCCATGACTTTCGCAATGAGACATTACTACAAGAGCTGCGCAAACAAAACCACAACAAAGCGATTTCTGCTTTCCTCGACAGCATTGCCGATACACTCGCCCAGCTGGACACTAGTCGACGCTGCCAACTGCAATATTTGCTAAGCAAACAATCGTCAGCTAGCTCGCTGGGACGTCAAAGCAGTATTAAGTCACTGAAACGTTTCGCCACAAATGTCTACAAGACAGACAATGTGTTGAACAAGTGCAGCAATGCCTTTGAGCTGGCACATCAGCTTTATGCCATCGAATATGCCTATCTCTCACAAATTCGACTTGAGGAGTTTGTCGAAATGATCAGCGCGGGCGAATTTAAGTCTTGCATGTCACAAAAGAAGGCCAGCACTCTGGGTTCCAGCTCCAGCAGCTCAGCCAAGCAGCCCGAAGTCAATATTGCCGCGTATGTGCAATGGTTCAACCAACTGTGCTCTTTAATAGCCACGGAGATAGTTAAG CTTGGCAAAAAATCTCAGCGAGCACAGATGATTGAGTTTTGGATTGAGACAGCTTTGGAGTGCTTTAACACGGGCAATTTCAACAGCCTGATGGCCATTCTAACTGCTCTCAATATGACTGCCATAACACGGTTAAAGAAAACT TGGGCAAGGGTGCAGCGAACAAAGTTCGAGGGCTTGGAACATCAAATGGATCCCAGCGGAAATTATCAGAATTATCGCTCCACGATGAAAGCGGCTGTCTGGCGCTCAGAACGAGAAGACGCCAACAAAATTGAGCGTGCCATTATACCATACTTTTCGCTGTTTCTCAAGGATTTTAACTATATTCACGAGCAACACGAAACCAA ATTGGTCAATGGTTTCTATAACTTGGAAAAGTGTGCTCTGTTTGGGGCTCAATTGCGCAGCTTTTACAATTGGCAGCGATTGGATTGTCCTTACGAGCAACTATCCAACGTAGTTGGCTATTTGCAAAAGGCAGAAGCGTTTACAGCTGATCAATTAATGAAAGCCTCGTATGAATGTGAGCAACCTGATGGAACTGAGGAGAAGGAACATTACAAGACATTGAAGGCGGCTAAATAA
- the LOC132790184 gene encoding U3 small nucleolar ribonucleoprotein protein IMP3, producing MVRKLKFHEQKLLKKVDFITWKVDNSSRENKILRRYHIQKREDYTKYNKLSREIRELTEKIARLDATDPFKAEATDMLMHKLHAMGVANDNLTLESASKTSASHFCRRRLPVVMVKLRMSEGLKHATGLIEQGHVRIGPEVVKDPAFLVSRNLEDFVTWVDGSKIKEHVQQYNDLRDDFQM from the exons atggtGCGCAAACTAAAATTTCACGAGCAAAAGTTGCTTAAAAAGGTTGATTTTATTACCTGGAAAGTCGACAATAGCAGCAGGGAGAATAAAATCCTGCGGCGCTATCATATACAAAAGCGCGAGGACTACACAAA ATACAATAAATTGTCGCGTGAAATTCGAGAACTTACTGAGAAAATAGCCAGACTAGATGCAACAGATCCCTTCAAAGCAGAGGCCACCGATATGCTGATGCACAAACTGCATGCAATGGGTGTTGCCAACGACAATCTCACCTTGGAGAGCGCCAGCAAAACATCTGCGAGTCACTTTTGTAGGCGACGATTGCCGGTGGTGATGGTTAAAC tAAGAATGTCGGAGGGTCTTAAGCATGCCACAGGCCTCATTGAGCAGGGTCATGTTCGCATTGGACCTGAAGTGGTTAAGGATCCCGCATTTCTTGTCTCCCGCAACTTGGAAGATTTTGTCACTTGGGTCGATGGTTCCAAGATTAAGGAGCATGTGCAGCAATACAACGATCTGCGTGATGATTTCCAAATGTAA
- the LOC132792127 gene encoding procathepsin L has protein sequence MITYVDATSIYKSSNFGNWVSHLYCAIGRERLVKLVTKIEKMKLLLALLPFVALASAQFGGFGGGLGNVANTFRQGVSNIANRIPSPPVLNNVQNFGDFVAQSGKTYLSAADRQLREGLFGARKNLVDAGNAAFNSGSSGFQMAVNAFADLTNAEFLKQLTGLKRSSAGDQSANEHRAQPKLQTNAKLPDSFDWRQKGGVTPVKFQGECGSCWSFATTGAIEGHVFRKTGKLPNLSEQNLVDCGKLELGLDGCDGGFQEYAFNFITRQNGISSGDKYPYVDKRENCKFSAGATGAKITGFATIPPKDEQAMKTVIATQGPLACSVYGIESLLLYKSGIYSDEECNTAEVNHSILVVGYGTEKGQDYWIVKNSWDKAWGEEGYFRLPRGKNFCGIASECSYPIV, from the exons atgATAACGTATGTAGATGCGACGTCGATCTATAAAAGCTCCAACTTTGGCAACTGGGTCTCGCATTTATATTGCGCGATCGGACGAGAAAGGTTAGTTAAGTTAGTTACTAAG aTCGAAAAGATGAAATTGCTGCTCGCTTTGTTGCCCTTTGTGGCCCTGGCATCTGCCCAGTTTGGGGGCTTCGGTGGCGGACTTGGCAATGTGGCCAACACTTTCAGGCAAGGCGTTTCCAACATTGCCAACCGTATACCCTCTCCTCCTGTGCTCAATAATGTGCAGAACTTTGGCGACTTTGTG GCACAATCTGGAAAAACCTATCTCTCGGCAGCGGATCGTCAATTGCGTGAAGGTCTCTTTGGTGCTCGCAAGAACTTGGTTGATGCCGGAAACGCCGCCTTCAACAGTGGCTCCAGTGGCTTCCAAATGGCTGTGAATGCATTCGCTGACTTGACAAATGCCGAGTTCCTTAAGCAGCTTACTGGCTTAAAACGGTCATCAGCTGGCGA TCAGAGCGCTAACGAACATCGTGCCCAACCCAAGTTGCAGACCAACGCCAAGCTGCCCGACTCCTTCGATTGGCGTCAAAAGGGCGGAGTTACTCCAGTCAAGTTCCAAGGCGAATGCGGTTCGTGCTGGTCATTTGCCACCACTGGCGCCATTGAGGGTCATGTGTTCCGCAAGACAGGCAAATTGCCCAATCTGTCCGAACAGAATCTGGTCGATTGCGGCAAACTGGAACTGGGTCTTGATGGCTGCGATGGTGGCTTCCAGGAGTACGCCTTCAATTTCATTACACGCCAGAACGGTATTTCCAGTGGCGACAAGTATCCATATGTGGATAAGAgggaaaattgcaaattttcgGCGGGTGCAACTGGTGCCAAGATTACTGGATTTGCCACGATTCCACCAAAGGACGAGCAGGCCATGAAGACTGTAATTGCTACTCAGGGTCCATTGGCTTGCTCTGTGTATGGCATTGAGAGTTTGTTGCTCTACAAGAGTGGAATCTATTCGGATGAGGAGTGCAACACCGCTGAGGTGAATCACTCCATTCTGGTTGTTGGTTATGGTACTGAGAAGGGTCAGGATTACTGGATTGTCAAGAACTCTTGGGATAAGGCCTGGGGTGAGGAGGGTTACTTCCGTCTGCCACGTGGCAAGAACTTCTGTGGCATTGCCTCCGAGTGCAGCTATCCCATTGTTTAA
- the LOC132790182 gene encoding ras-GEF domain-containing family member 1C isoform X2: protein MPAVEHLNQLLFRAGLAQQPIEVETSLTVKSSLTTTEEVLVSRNGQVLDERTVETKEHFNHQSHQKEIWQPIKQENALARATPENALKYRTNSNSTCTSQATTTDPETETEAEMDRPGDPLGRQLNQTFSNASIMSTSSAITCSDQLINSASNMSTATTTMGDKSSNLSSCDSGHDGLFHSVSMSAPYTQCDARDPQTDSMYCDIPSSADEADVVSVAVLSTHLQITEQCDAAKDCQTSLPVYAKDLPATGNLDTLAKLLAKPSNEDIEFSLLLCARLFVQMQVLLARLVEEHRGREEQLLRLLGNWLRLCPHDFRNETLLQELRKQNHNKAISAFLDSIADTLAQLDTSRRCQLQYLLSKQSSASSLGRQSSIKSLKRFATNVYKTDNVLNKCSNAFELAHQLYAIEYAYLSQIRLEEFVEMISAGEFKSCMSQKKASTLGSSSSSSAKQPEVNIAAYVQWFNQLCSLIATEIVKLGKKSQRAQMIEFWIETALECFNTGNFNSLMAILTALNMTAITRLKKTWARVQRTKFEGLEHQMDPSGNYQNYRSTMKAAVWRSEREDANKIERAIIPYFSLFLKDFNYIHEQHETKLVNGFYNLEKCALFGAQLRSFYNWQRLDCPYEQLSNVVGYLQKAEAFTADQLMKASYECEQPDGTEEKEHYKTLKAAK, encoded by the exons ATGCCGGCTGTGGAGCATCTGAATCAGCTGCTGTTTCGCGCAGGTCTCGCCCAACAGCCCATCGAGGTGGAAACATCGCTGACCGTCAAGTCATCGCTGACAACTACTGAGGAGGTGCTAGTCTCACGCAACGGCCAGGTGCTCGATGAGCGTACTGTGGAAACCAAAGAGCACTTCAATCATCAGTCACATCAAAAGGAAATTTGGCAGCCAATCAAACAGGAGAATGCTTTAGCTCGCGCCACTCCGGAAAATGCGCTCAAATATCGAACAAATTCGAACTCAACATGCACTtcgcaggcaacaacaaccgatccggagacagagacggaggcGGAAATGGATCGACCTGGTGATCCACTGGGTCGGCAGTTGAATCAAACCTTTTCCAATGCTTCCATTATGTCCACCAGCTCGGCCATCACGTGCTCGGATCAGCTCATTAATTCGGCTTCCAATATGTCCACTGCCACAACGACTATGGGCGACAAGAGCTCCAATCTGAGCAGCTGCGATTCGGGTCACGATGGCCTCTTCCACAGTGTCTCAATGAGCGCTCCTTACACGCAATGCGACGCTCGTGACCCGCAAACAGATTCAATGTACTGTGACATTCCCAGCTCAGCGGATGAGGCTGACGTCGTTTCAGTTGCCGTGTTG AGCACGCATTTGCAGATTACGGAGCAATGCGATGCAGCCAAGGATTGCCAAACATCTCTGCCAGTTTATGCCAAAGATCTGCCCGCCACTGGCAATCTGGATACGCTAGCCAAACTGCTGGCCAAGCCAAGCAACGAAGACATCGAGTTTAGCCTTCTACTCTGTGCGCGTTTGTTTGTACAAATGCAAGTGTTGCTTGCACGACTTGTTGAAGAGCACCGGGGACGTGAGGAGCAGCTGTTGCGACTGCTTGGTAATTGGTTGCGTCTCTGTCCCCATGACTTTCGCAATGAGACATTACTACAAGAGCTGCGCAAACAAAACCACAACAAAGCGATTTCTGCTTTCCTCGACAGCATTGCCGATACACTCGCCCAGCTGGACACTAGTCGACGCTGCCAACTGCAATATTTGCTAAGCAAACAATCGTCAGCTAGCTCGCTGGGACGTCAAAGCAGTATTAAGTCACTGAAACGTTTCGCCACAAATGTCTACAAGACAGACAATGTGTTGAACAAGTGCAGCAATGCCTTTGAGCTGGCACATCAGCTTTATGCCATCGAATATGCCTATCTCTCACAAATTCGACTTGAGGAGTTTGTCGAAATGATCAGCGCGGGCGAATTTAAGTCTTGCATGTCACAAAAGAAGGCCAGCACTCTGGGTTCCAGCTCCAGCAGCTCAGCCAAGCAGCCCGAAGTCAATATTGCCGCGTATGTGCAATGGTTCAACCAACTGTGCTCTTTAATAGCCACGGAGATAGTTAAG CTTGGCAAAAAATCTCAGCGAGCACAGATGATTGAGTTTTGGATTGAGACAGCTTTGGAGTGCTTTAACACGGGCAATTTCAACAGCCTGATGGCCATTCTAACTGCTCTCAATATGACTGCCATAACACGGTTAAAGAAAACT TGGGCAAGGGTGCAGCGAACAAAGTTCGAGGGCTTGGAACATCAAATGGATCCCAGCGGAAATTATCAGAATTATCGCTCCACGATGAAAGCGGCTGTCTGGCGCTCAGAACGAGAAGACGCCAACAAAATTGAGCGTGCCATTATACCATACTTTTCGCTGTTTCTCAAGGATTTTAACTATATTCACGAGCAACACGAAACCAA ATTGGTCAATGGTTTCTATAACTTGGAAAAGTGTGCTCTGTTTGGGGCTCAATTGCGCAGCTTTTACAATTGGCAGCGATTGGATTGTCCTTACGAGCAACTATCCAACGTAGTTGGCTATTTGCAAAAGGCAGAAGCGTTTACAGCTGATCAATTAATGAAAGCCTCGTATGAATGTGAGCAACCTGATGGAACTGAGGAGAAGGAACATTACAAGACATTGAAGGCGGCTAAATAA